A stretch of the Capsicum annuum cultivar UCD-10X-F1 chromosome 8, UCD10Xv1.1, whole genome shotgun sequence genome encodes the following:
- the LOC107839052 gene encoding protein arginine N-methyltransferase PRMT10 isoform X2, whose translation MAEHARELVKTNGVEHVVEVIEGSMEDITLPEKVDVIISEWMGYFLLRESMFDSVLCARDRWLNPDGIMYPSHARMWVAPIRSGLVDQKKIDYDRTMDDWSHFVDETKTFYGVDMGSLTKPFTDEQRKYYLETSLWNNLHPNQVIGKPAVIKEIDCLTATVNDILSLQANISSIITAENTRFCGFGGWFDVHFRGRKENPAKHEIELTTAPSEDLGTHWGQQVFLLYPSIRVSQGDNMSVNFLMNRSKENHRLLEVEFDCELRQSSGKSLQSFSKKFYIE comes from the exons ATGGCAGAACATGCTCGTGAACTTGTTAAAACAAATGGAGTTGAGCATGTTGTTGAAGTGATAGAGGGGTCAATGGAAGATATTACTCTGCCTGAGAAGG TTGACGTTATCATTTCAGAGTGGATGGGATACTTCCTTCTACGTGAATCAATGTTTGACTCAGTTCTCTGTGCTCGGGATCGCTGGTTGAACCCAGATGGAATTAT GTACCCAAGCCATGCTCGAATGTGGGTTGCACCAATCCGCTCTGGATTAGTGGATCAAAAGAAGATTGATTATGATAGAACCATGGATGATTGGTCCCATTTTGTCGATGAGACTAAAACGTTTTATGGTGTGGATATGGGCAGTCTGACTAAGCCTTTTACGGACGAGCAGAGAAAATACTATCTAGAG ACATCATTGTGGAACAACCTTCATCCAAATCAAGTAATTGGAAAACCTGCTGTCATAAAGGAGATTGATTGTTTAACAGCAACTGTTAATGACATACTCAGTCTTCAGGCAAACATCTCATCAATCATTACTGCAGAAAATACACGTTTCTGTGGGTTTGGTGGATGGTTTGATGTCCACTTTCGA GGGCGCAAAGAGAACCCAGCTAAGCATGAGATTGAGTTGACAACAGCTCCAAGTGAGGACTTAGGAACACACTGGGGGCAGCAG GTGTTCTTGTTATATCCATCCATACGTGTTAGCCAAGGAGATAATATGTCAGTTAATTTCTTAATGAATCGCTCTAAAGAAAACCATCGGTTGTTGGAAGTTGAGTTTGACTGTGAGCTTAGACAATCTTCTGGAAAGTCACTCCAATCATTCAGCAAAAAGTTTTACATAGAATGA